ACTCCTAGCTTGATCTTTGAATATGTGAACAGTGCAGATTTCAAAGTGTTGTACCCCACACTGACAGATTACGACATTCGCTACTATATATATGAACTTCTCAAGGTTTTTTATCCTGCTGCTAAACATTGATTTTTCTAACTAATTGTACCCCGGCCCACCCTTTTCTCTTAATACTTGGATAACCCTGATGTAACAGACACAGACACAGAGGTTGAATGCCATGATTCTGACCTGTACTGGTTTAGCTTTTGCATGATTGGCTAATTCAAAACTTATCTCGTGATTGCAGGCATTGGATTACTGCCATTCGCAGGGCATAATACATCGAGATGTCAAACCTCACAATGTTATGATCGATCATGAGCTGCGAAAACTTCGCTTGATTGATTGGGGTCTCGCTGAATTCTACCATCCTGGCAAAGAGTTCAATGTCCGAGTAGCTTCAAGGTAGAACCTCTTTTATCATTTAACTTTTTAACCAATCAATTGAATTGTTAGTTTTCATCTAGATTCTTAAAAGACATAATGACtcatccttttttctttttttttcctctacgGGTAGGACTTGGGTTGTATCAACCCAAACTTTGGACAACCCAGGCAATAATCTTTGATGAGTTGAGTAAATATGGACataatttcttaatttgaaTAATAGTTGTAGGGACTCAGATAAACTAAGGATTTGATAGTTGAATAAGTTGTAAGGACTGTTAGCACGGTGCATGTGCAGCTGTTTCTTAACAGTTATCAAATAGCACTTGCAGTGAAATTCAGTTTATGACCAATAGATTCCATGGTGCCTGATGGCGAATAGGTTTATTAGTTACTTCCATGCTGACCTCTTACATTGTTAACATGcaaatctttgttttcttaGCAGAAAGTTGATAAATTTAAATGCTGTTTATCAGGCACTATAAGGGGCCTGAACTCCTTGTTGATTTGCAAGACTATGACTATTCTTTAGACTTGTGGAGCCTTGGATGTATGTTTGCAGGAATGGTGAGGGTTATGCTGCCCTGTTATTTCTGTGTATCCAATTATTTTGTAACAGCTACATTTTGTTCACCATGATAGACTTTTCTAAACAAGGTGTTCTTTTTCCTTGCAGATCTTTCGGAAGGAACAATTCTTCTACGGTCATGACAATCATGACCAGCTAGTGAAAATTGCTAAGGTAATTTTGGTTTCATGCTTGCTTGAAGATCTTACAATTATAGGCAATCTTTCACCTATATATCCTAATGTGTTTCAACCACCAAAACTAGTTCTTCATTGCACTGTCTAAAAGTCTTCTTAAGATTGTTTAGTTTTCCCTGTTGTCTGTGAGTTGATCATaaatttattgttatttaGTTGTGACACTAAGGTTTCATAAACGGCCAAATAGAAATTGAGTACATATTAGCAATACAGTTCATATAATTTGTTATCTTATGTAGATAACTTCTTCTTCAGGTTCTTGGAACGGATGAATTAAATgcatatttgaataaatatcaCCTTGTCCTTGATCCTCAGCTCGATGCTCTTGTTGGAAGGTATATCTTCTCATCTTTAGCATGGAACCGGAACGTAAACTTAGATGATCTTAGATGCGTGTGAACATTCCACTGCCATAACACAATAAAGTTATAAGGGGCTTGGTAGGGCTTCGGGGTATCAATCATTATGGTTGAAAGAATAAAACAGTGGCTTTAGGCCTCTGGTTCCtatgtaaccaaaaaaatgaaatacatTGCTTTGTCTGTCTTTTCATTAGTTGTTTCTGGCATGATACTCACCTGGCATCCCTCCTGCTTTTGAATTCTGATTCAGGCACAGCAGGAAACCGTGGTCAAGATTTATCAATGTGGATAATCAACATCTGGTTTCTCCAGaggtaatttctttttctttttcttcttcttcttcttcttcttcttcttcttctcctcccccGGAGACAAACTTTTAGAAGATTTACCTTATATTCAAGTATTTGTCATTCCTTAATAGTGATTCTTTGGTCTTTTTCATGATGTCTAGGCCATTGATTTTCTAGATAAGCTTCTTCGATATGATCACCAGGAAAGGCTTACAGCAGGAGAAGCAATGGTATTATTTAAGATTTAGCAGCTGTTTCTTTTTCCCTCATGTGTGTTTAATATATATGTCAAAATACACAATTGTTTAGATACAAAACCTTAAGTATTGTAATAAGATGCATATTATGTTCGATGGTTAAGCACGAAATAGAATTTTCACTGTTGGGTTCCTATATTCTATGTTTCAGGCACATCCATATTTCTCCCAAGTGAGAAGTGCAGAAAATAGCCGGATGCGGACTCAGTAACACTAGACTCCCACAGAATCTTTTGGTAAACAAGCTTGTATCCCCTTTTTCTTTGGCTGTAGCCTGTGTATgatcacaaacaaaaaaaatatttacctAGCTTAGGCTGTTCATTGCATCCAATTtttctgatatatatattttttaaatgctggtattctttcttctctccccCGATTGCGTACTTGTAATTTTTACTAATTTCAATTTAGCAATTAATCAGAATGCAATGCAACAGGATTTCGTTTGTCTCGAAttctttttgctttgttttgcGTATTTTAGGTTCTGGATTATGCTGATCCGTATTCAAGTTTCAAATACAATCTTCGATTTAACAAAAGTGCACATTTATTACATATTCGAGAAAAGCTTTAGCTAATTAAAATCCAAGAGTCTAGGAAGGACTATGCAGAAGAAGATTCGAGAGATGAAGCTTCAAACAATTTTCTACAGGTCCTTCTCATTTGGGATTGTTTTTCTCATTTCTGAAGGTGAGGAAAACATGTATAAACATCAGATTTGGGATGTTTTGCTTCTGCATGCTCCCTGCACTTCACCTCAGACGTGGTGCAAATAAAAACCTGCATGCACACCTTGCACTGCAACTCAACCACCATCTTGTATCAGAAACAAAGCAAGTGCTCAAAGTACCAGAAATTTGTATACCAAGTAGCTTCATCTACAAGTTCATTCTCTTACGACAATCTCGcagtcaaaaacaaaaaagggagCTAGAAAGAGGACTACCTGTATTGTCATTGATTTCTTGTTTGAATCAAGCTGGCTTCCTGCTCACCCAAAGATACAGAAATTAATCACCAACTTATAAGTTCCCCTGTTTACAAAAGTCTCTGTTTGGTGGCTTAGAACTTAGAATTTAGAGTACCTTTGGCAGCAGCTTTTTGCTTCTCCATGTTCCTCTGGCGAGCCATCTTGGACTTCTGACCGTTGCCTCCTCCCATTGCTTGTCCTTCTTCTCCGAGTACTTGCAGGACAGGTTTGCTACTAGTGGTAGACAGAAGAAGCACAAGGCTTTAAGAATGGCCAAGAAATAGAGATGATGACGAGGTACATTATATAGATCACTTCTCATCAATTAGGTATTGTTGGATCCAGGAAAGAAACCACACATATCCAAGGGCTACCAAGAAACTTCCCCTTGTTGAGCCTTGAGGCCAATGAGGGCAGCTATAGATTGAGATAAACACACAAACCACAGACCACACCAATGTGAAACcaactttatatttttaattttccacCAAGGTCTATAAGATGTTTCATTTAGATTGACCCaaccaaacaaattaatgGATGCCACACATAGTGGTATGCTCAGTAGTGATACTTCAACAGCTGGAGCTCACAACAATTTGTGGTGCCGATATACTTGGTAGTAGATAGTGGTGGACCCATGCTACCCAATACGGTGAAGCATCCATTGGAGCGTGCACAAGGCAATGCACActactctttttcttcagtctAAGAGTCATAGTTAGGTGGTAGTTTGGAAGCTACAACAATAAATTCAAGGCCCAATTATGTTTTGGTCCCCTAGTTTTCTTTTGAGTGATAGAAAAACCAGGATTTCAACTcggaatttttaaaaaaatatttgattgaGAAATATCAGTAGATCAATAACTACTTGATTTTGGTTATTGTAGTTTTAACAACATTTGACTCCGTAGTtttaattttcacaatttgtatgttttcGATTTTAGAATTCTTCAACTGTAACAACTTTTCATTGTAAGACATTTCTTCACATTTTCACACAAATAAATTAATCCTAAATTGAATAGACAAGAAAAAGGTACCAAAACAAGAGTCATTCTATAATTAGGGCCTTGTATATGGCTCTAGGTGAGGTCCTATCTTTTAACTCTTGGATTAGGCTAACCAATTTGATATAAGGATTAAGAGATAGGGCCTCAACTAAGGGCCATATATAAGGCCCtaactatagaattcttgacCAAAACAATCAATCACCCATTTGTGGGTTTTTGCACGAAATTATAAACTCCTCATGTGCACTTTCATATTAGTCATATAatcatttcattaaacttAAGTGAAGTTACTATTCAGATGATTCATACGGCTAATATGAAGGTCCACATCAATGGGTATATATTACACCCTCATCATAGAACGACTCGAGTTTTTGCTTACTCGGTCTTATTTGGAGGCCCAAACTAGCTAGGCCCAATTTCGGAAGCCCAATAGAGTGACCTTGACAATATGTCAACTGATTGGCTGATTCCTTGAgtcccaaaaataaaagttccAAAAAGTGAAAAGGATCCCAAAAAGGAAACCGGATACGTTGAGTGCGTTCCCTCCAAGTGCAAAGTCCAAAGTCCACGAAGCTGACCAGGACGtcccaaaatcaaaacccgCAATGCACATGACTCCATCTACCGTCATTAAAACCTCAAACACCAACCAATCAATCACCGCCGTCACCAAATTGCAAGGGACAGGATAAGAACGAAAAACGCTTCGCTAAAAAGACAAATTTGACCCCAGAAAAGGTCGAGGAGCTTCACAATCACTGTAAAATAATGCATGCACAATTTGACCTTAACCAATACGGTGACGAAACGTGTCCATCGGAAAAAGTGACGCCAGGGCAAAGCAAAAAGAGCATAATTAAAACATCAGAATATGCTTCGCTCTGCTCTGCAAATATCCCTTTCTCTTTGCTCACCTatgattattttaattttaatttatttatttacataatctctcttttttcctctATAAACTATTCAAACTCATCGCCATCgctctttaattttatttggcTTTCGTTCTCCAATTCGTTTGTTCGAAGCGTTTTGGAGTTTTAGTCATCAATATGGAGCTAGTACAGGACCTGTTTTTGACGGCGTCTTTCGCGCTGATTCTCTCTTTCCTGGTTGCGAAGCTCGTTGCCATGGCGGTGGCTGGCCGTCAATCGGAAGCGGAGTTCAGAGAGTGTGAGAATGCCGGTGGATGTGTTGTTTTGGAGGAGGTGAGTTTCGAAGAGAGGAGACTGAAAGTGGAAAAGGCTTTTCACGGCCAGAGGAGGGTTGAGTTCGTCGGAGAAGCGAAGGAAGTCGATCAATTTCAATTCGAAGACAAACCGGTTCATCGAGTTgaggaaattgaagaaacaCTGCAGCATCATGAAGAAGGTCGTGAATTGACGGAGAAGGTGTTGGAGGAAGAAGGTTTGGGAGGAGAAGAGTCGGTGGCCGTCGGATTGCCGGAGAATCCATCGTACGGCGAGGAGAAGGTGTCGGTTGAGAAAGCGAGAGACTTCGATCATCAAAACTTGGAGAACAGAGAAGTTGAGGAAATTGGGGCCGAATCAGCAACGAACGACGTCGTTACTGCACAATCTGAGGAGCTTAGTGCTGTGGCTTTCGATGAAGCAAAGGGAAAGAGCGAAGCGAATGAGATTAAACTGAAAGCTACCGACTTTGATCGTGAACGTGGCCACGAGGCTCAGCAAAGCTCGGAGAAGAGAGGAGTTGAAGAAATTGGCGCTGAATCAACAAACGATGTCGTTTCTGCACAACCTGAGGAAGTTTGGGCTGAGGCACACGTGGCCAGTGAGGttaaattcaacaattatagTGATGAGGATGATTGGGAAGGGATTGAGAAGAGTGAGTTGGATGATGATTTTACTGCTGCTGTGAAATTTGAAGGACGATGATCGCTTGGCAAATATTGGCGGTCGCGGTGTGCAGGTGGAGCTATATTGAATTTCGAAGGGGGCATTTGAACCTCAGCCTACGGCTCTCAACTCTTCTTCAGATTTGTGCCAAGTGGTACTAGACTTCCTGTTATTTTTCTCTGTTGATATAATTAGTTTGTGTAGCTATCCATATCTTTATGCTTGCTTTACTGGTGTCTCAATTCTAATATGGTGGAGATACAAAATGGTGAAATCagaaaatggtaatttgaacCTAGATATCTTACACCTTACCatgaaaatataaatgtaAATTGCCAGATTGGGGATTGAGAAAAACAAGAGTAAAATGTCAGGCATAAATCAATTGCATTATACTTGAACTATGGGAATTATTATTTTGCCCAAAAGGTGTAAATTGAACTATGGGAACAATTGTTGTTAGAGATAAGATATTACAGAGAAATATGAGGTTTCATGTAAAGTTAGATTAGAAACAGAGGGCCTATTCATGTCGTTGTTGCTTCTTCTTGTATACGTCGGCAATGTGCATGACAAAAGCTATAATCACATTAGCAACATACATTTTAATGATCTGCAATGTTTTTCAGAAACTTTGTGTTCTGTTTTACCTTCTTGACAGATAATCAGTTGAACTAGAGTGAGAAAAAGTAACCAAATGCAGCAAATGATATATTCAAATGTTTCATGGGATTGGATTGTTACAATTCCAACTAGTTTACAGTTTgccatataatttaaaatggtcCTGCTCATTGCTTTTAGTTATCTTTATGACTTATCCCTTGTCTTGCTTTTCTTATCTTGTATTCTCCCTAGTTTTTCATAAATCTTGCCTCTCCacatcaatgttttttttagcatatgaaaaatatagaaTGCAACATCTGAGCTTTAGTTACTTAGCATTACATTTAAAGAGTCTTCAGTCTCCACCCTACGTCCACCCTTGACAGATCGCATATAACTTGGTTTAGTGTAAAAATTTCAGGCCACTTGATGACATCGTTGGTCTATATCTTGGCCTTTCTAACCTCAGGTGCTATTATCCTGGGTTTGATTAAATCTTCCAAAAaagggggaagaaaaaaaagagaagaagaataagtCAATTTTAttcagaaaagaaacaaaaagacagAACAAAATCAGAGGTTAGGAGATCAGAACAACAGTGTGTCTTATACAACTAAATAGTAATGCTGTTCTGAAATTTGTACatgaatgaaagaaaaacctTTTCCTGGGTAAAGGAAAATCAGTTGGCTTCGAAGGATACCCCTCTTCTTCACAAAATCTCTGTTATTTCTTTCCCTGTCTGTTGTGCATGTTAGCGTGCATAGATAGATGTGAtttatcttttgtttcttggCCCTGTCATTTGGTTGTTGTTAAAGTTAAATTATTCACATATAGTTTTACAATGTTTTTTGGTTGTATTTTCTCTGCAATTTTTCCTTAATATATTA
The window above is part of the Prunus dulcis chromosome 1, ALMONDv2, whole genome shotgun sequence genome. Proteins encoded here:
- the LOC117620733 gene encoding casein kinase II subunit alpha-2-like, translating into MSRARVYADINVHRPRDYWDYESLTLQWGDQDDYEVVRKVGRGKYSEVFEGVNVTNNEKCVIKILKPVKKKKIKREIKILQNLCGGPNIVKLLDIVRDDHSKTPSLIFEYVNSADFKVLYPTLTDYDIRYYIYELLKALDYCHSQGIIHRDVKPHNVMIDHELRKLRLIDWGLAEFYHPGKEFNVRVASRHYKGPELLVDLQDYDYSLDLWSLGCMFAGMIFRKEQFFYGHDNHDQLVKIAKVLGTDELNAYLNKYHLVLDPQLDALVGRHSRKPWSRFINVDNQHLVSPEAIDFLDKLLRYDHQERLTAGEAMAHPYFSQVRSAENSRMRTQ
- the LOC117620752 gene encoding uncharacterized protein At2g23090-like gives rise to the protein MGGGNGQKSKMARQRNMEKQKAAAKGSQLDSNKKSMTIQCKVCMQVFICTTSEVKCREHAEAKHPKSDVYTCFPHLQK
- the LOC117620739 gene encoding acyl-CoA-binding domain-containing protein 3-like; the encoded protein is MELVQDLFLTASFALILSFLVAKLVAMAVAGRQSEAEFRECENAGGCVVLEEVSFEERRLKVEKAFHGQRRVEFVGEAKEVDQFQFEDKPVHRVEEIEETLQHHEEGRELTEKVLEEEGLGGEESVAVGLPENPSYGEEKVSVEKARDFDHQNLENREVEEIGAESATNDVVTAQSEELSAVAFDEAKGKSEANEIKLKATDFDRERGHEAQQSSEKRGVEEIGAESTNDVVSAQPEEVWAEAHVASEVKFNNYSDEDDWEGIEKSELDDDFTAAVKFEGR